A single genomic interval of Sceloporus undulatus isolate JIND9_A2432 ecotype Alabama chromosome 2, SceUnd_v1.1, whole genome shotgun sequence harbors:
- the GTF2E1 gene encoding general transcription factor IIE subunit 1, translating to MTDPDVLTEVPAALKRLAKYVVRGFYGTEHALALDILIRNPCVKEEDMLELLKFDRKQLRAILNTLKGDKFIKCRMRVETAPDGKTTRHNFYFINYRLLVNVVKYKLDHMRRRIETDERDSTNRASFRCPICFSTFTDLEANQLFDIKRGIFRCTFCETEVEEDESAMPKKDARTLVARFNEQIEPIYALLRETEDVNLAYELLEPEPMEILALKQSKERTTGALGSSGLPSGQHREAWAVKGPSYEDLYTQNVIISMEDQEDLHQPASEGKPPRERPVWLRESTVQGAYDPDENKEGGQGMEMLQEGEEGQAALDSNEEVMRALLIHEKKTSSASVGGMGGFAPLSNPNASDSESETSESDEDSPPHAATAATRVSGLIEEDDDDDEFEVVTEDPTVMVAGRPFSYSQVNQRPELVAQMTLEEKEQYIAMGQRMFEDMFD from the exons ATGACAGACCCAGATGTTCTCACTGAAGTCCCAGCTGCTCTGAAGCGTCTTGCCAAGTATGTGGTACGTGGCTTCTATGGTACTGAACATGCTTTGGCCCTGGACATACTAATTCGGAACCCATGTGTAAAAGAGGAGGACATGCTGGAGTTGCTGAAGTTTGACCGGAAGCAGCTACGAGCTATTCTCAACACTCTTAAAGGTGACAAGTTCATCAAATGTAGAATGAGAGTGGAGACAGCCCCAGATGGCAAGACTACACGGCATAACTTCTATTTTATCAATTATCGTTTACTGGTCAATGTGGTGAAGTATAAGCTGGACCATATGAGGAGGAGGATTGAAACAGATGAGAGAGACTCTACCAACCGAGCTTCCTTCAGATGTCCCATTTGCTTCAGCACTTTCACAGACTTAGAGGCAAATCAACTGTTTGATATTAAAAGAG GAATTTTTCGCTGTACCTTTTGTGAAACTGAGGTGGAAGAAGATGAGTCAGCAATGCCCAAAAAGGATGCTCGGACACTTGTGGCACGATTTAATGAACAGATAGAACCTATCTATGCATTGTTGCGTGAGACTGAGGATGTTAACTTAGCCTATGAACTACTTGAGCCTGAGCCAATGGAAATTCTTGCACTGAAGCAAAG CAAGGAGCGGACTACTGGTGCATTGGGAAGCAGTGGCCTACCAAGTGGACAGCACAGGGAAGCCTGGGCTGTGAAGGGACCTTCTTATGAGGATTTGTACACCCAGAATGTAATCATCAGCATGGAGGACCAGGAGGATCTGCATCAgccagccagtgaagggaagccaCCCAGAGAGAGGCCAGTTTGGCTGCGGGAGAGCACAGTGCAAGGTGCTTATGATCCTGATGAGAATAAAGAAG GTGGTCAAGGCATGGAAATGTTACAGGAAGGGGAAGAGGGTCAGGCTGCTCTAGACAGTAATGAGGAAGTAATGCGTGCTCTGCTCATCCATGAAAAGAAAACCTCTTCTGCCTCTGTGGGTGGCATGGGAGGATTTGCTCCATTATCTAATCCCAATGCCAGTGATTCTGAAAGTGAAACAAGTGAATCAGATGAGGACTCCCCTCCCCATGCAGCCACTGCTGCAACAAGAGTCAGTGGGCTAATAGAGGaagatgacgacgatgatgaatTTGAGGTCGTGACAGAGGATCCCACTGTCATGGTGGCAGGACGTCCATTTTCTTACAGTCAAGTAAACCAGCGGCCTGAACTCGTGGCTCAAATGACtctggaggagaaggagcagtATATCGCTATGGGCCAACGTATGTTTGAGGACATGTTTGATTAG